One part of the uncultured Bacteroides sp. genome encodes these proteins:
- a CDS encoding bifunctional 3-deoxy-7-phosphoheptulonate synthase/chorismate mutase type II, producing MELESILLPGVEAKRPIVIAGPCSAETEEQVMETAKQLASRGIKIFRAGIWKPRTKPGGFEGVGVEGLSWLQDVKKETGMYVSTEVATSKHVDEALKHNIDLLWIGARTSANPFAVQEIADSLRGVDIPVLIKNPVNPDLELWIGALERLHNAGIKRLGAIHRGFSTYDKKIYRNLPQWHIPIELRRRIPNLPIFCDPSHIGGKRELIAPLCQQAMDLNFDGLIIESHCNPDVALSDASQQVTPDILDYILNLLVIRNETQTTESLAELRRQIDDCDNSLLETLAKRMRISREIGTFKKEHNMTILQTGRYDEILSKRGAQGEEFGMDAEFVKSVFEAIHEESVRQQMEVINK from the coding sequence ATGGAATTAGAATCTATTTTATTACCAGGAGTGGAAGCAAAACGACCAATCGTGATTGCAGGTCCATGTAGCGCAGAAACAGAAGAACAAGTGATGGAAACAGCTAAGCAGTTGGCTAGTAGAGGAATTAAGATTTTCCGCGCCGGAATCTGGAAACCACGTACCAAACCGGGAGGCTTCGAAGGTGTAGGTGTTGAAGGTCTCTCTTGGTTGCAAGATGTAAAAAAGGAAACAGGTATGTATGTATCTACAGAAGTAGCAACATCCAAGCATGTTGATGAAGCACTTAAACACAATATCGACTTGTTGTGGATCGGTGCCCGTACATCTGCTAATCCTTTCGCTGTTCAGGAAATTGCAGATTCACTCAGAGGTGTAGACATCCCTGTATTAATTAAAAACCCGGTAAATCCCGACCTTGAATTATGGATTGGTGCCCTGGAGCGTCTTCACAATGCAGGAATAAAGCGTCTTGGAGCAATTCACCGCGGATTCAGTACATACGATAAAAAGATATATAGAAATCTTCCTCAATGGCACATTCCAATTGAACTACGTCGCCGTATACCTAATTTGCCGATATTCTGTGATCCTAGTCACATTGGAGGAAAACGCGAACTTATCGCTCCACTCTGCCAGCAAGCAATGGACTTAAATTTCGACGGGTTGATTATTGAATCTCACTGCAATCCGGATGTAGCTCTCAGTGATGCTTCTCAGCAGGTTACTCCTGACATCTTAGATTATATCCTTAACCTATTGGTTATCCGTAACGAAACTCAAACTACAGAAAGCCTTGCAGAGTTAAGAAGACAGATTGATGATTGCGATAACTCATTGCTCGAAACACTGGCAAAAAGAATGAGAATCAGCCGCGAAATTGGAACTTTCAAAAAAGAGCACAATATGACTATCCTTCAAACCGGACGTTATGATGAGATTCTTTCAAAAAGAGGAGCGCAAGGTGAAGAATTCGGTATGGATGCAGAATTTGTAAAATCTGTATTCGAGGCAATCCATGAAGAATCAGTTCGTCAGCAAATGGAAGTTATAAACAAGTAA
- the recJ gene encoding single-stranded-DNA-specific exonuclease RecJ — MSHKWNYQPPTQEQKEASLSLSGELGISPILGELLFQRGIETAAEARKFFHPQLQDLHDPFLMKDMDVAVDRLNQAMGRKERILIYGDYDVDGTTAVALVYKFIQQFYSNIDYYIPDRYSEGYGVSTQGIDFAAETGVSLIIVLDCGIKAIDEITYAKEKGIDFIICDHHVPDNVLPPAVAILNAKREDNTYPYTHLSGCGVGFKFMQAFAINNGIDFHQLTPLLDLVAVSIASDIVPIMGENRILAYHGLKQLNANPSIGLKAIIDICGLNEKEVTMSDIVFKIGPRINASGRIQNGKEAVDLLTEKDYSLALEKSNQINQYNETRKDLDKTMTEEANNIVDRLEGLASRRSIVLYNEEWHKGVIGIVASRLTEIYYRPAVVLTRTDNMATGSARSVSGFDVYKAIEYCRDLLENFGGHTYAAGLSMKVENVEKFTQRFEKFVSDHILPEQQSAVIDIDAEIDFKDINSRFFSDLKKFNPFGPENHRPIFCTHNVYDYGTSKVVGREQEHIKLELVDNKSNNVMNGIAFGQSSQARYIKTKQSFDICYSIEENTHKRGEIQLIIEDIKPTK, encoded by the coding sequence ATGAGTCACAAATGGAATTATCAACCTCCTACACAAGAACAGAAAGAAGCAAGCCTGAGTTTATCAGGCGAATTAGGGATTAGCCCTATTCTAGGAGAGCTTCTTTTCCAGCGAGGAATTGAGACCGCCGCAGAGGCCAGAAAATTCTTCCACCCACAGCTGCAGGACCTTCATGACCCTTTCCTGATGAAAGACATGGATGTGGCTGTTGATCGGCTCAATCAGGCCATGGGGCGGAAAGAACGTATATTGATATATGGAGATTATGATGTAGACGGTACAACTGCTGTTGCGCTAGTCTATAAGTTTATTCAACAATTCTATTCAAATATTGACTATTACATTCCCGACCGTTATAGCGAAGGCTATGGAGTTTCCACTCAAGGAATCGACTTTGCCGCAGAAACTGGGGTTAGTCTTATCATTGTACTCGATTGTGGAATAAAGGCAATTGATGAAATAACTTATGCCAAGGAAAAGGGTATTGATTTCATTATCTGCGATCACCATGTGCCAGATAATGTTCTTCCACCTGCCGTTGCCATTCTGAATGCAAAGCGGGAAGACAATACTTATCCCTACACTCACCTTTCCGGATGTGGCGTAGGTTTTAAGTTTATGCAGGCATTTGCCATAAACAATGGAATTGATTTTCACCAGCTTACTCCATTGCTCGATTTGGTTGCTGTAAGTATTGCCTCAGATATTGTGCCTATTATGGGAGAAAACCGCATTCTAGCCTACCATGGATTAAAGCAATTAAATGCTAATCCAAGCATCGGGCTGAAAGCTATTATTGATATCTGCGGACTTAACGAAAAAGAAGTCACCATGAGTGATATTGTTTTCAAGATTGGTCCTCGCATCAATGCTTCCGGAAGGATACAGAATGGTAAGGAAGCTGTTGATCTTCTGACAGAGAAGGATTATTCTCTCGCTCTGGAAAAAAGCAATCAGATAAACCAATACAACGAGACTCGCAAAGATCTTGATAAGACCATGACAGAAGAGGCCAACAATATTGTTGACCGCCTGGAAGGTTTAGCCAGCCGTCGCTCAATAGTGCTCTATAACGAAGAGTGGCACAAAGGAGTAATTGGCATTGTAGCTTCAAGGCTGACAGAGATTTATTACCGTCCTGCAGTAGTACTAACCAGAACCGACAACATGGCAACCGGTTCGGCTCGTTCTGTCTCTGGATTTGATGTATATAAAGCTATTGAATATTGCCGGGATTTACTCGAAAATTTTGGTGGCCATACTTATGCTGCCGGACTTTCAATGAAGGTTGAAAATGTAGAAAAGTTCACTCAACGGTTTGAAAAATTTGTTTCTGATCATATTTTGCCCGAACAGCAAAGTGCAGTAATCGATATTGATGCAGAAATTGATTTTAAAGATATTAATTCACGCTTCTTTTCCGATCTGAAAAAGTTTAATCCTTTTGGTCCGGAAAACCATAGACCTATTTTCTGTACACACAATGTGTACGATTATGGTACTAGCAAAGTAGTGGGCAGAGAACAGGAACATATCAAGCTCGAGCTAGTAGATAACAAGTCAAACAATGTAATGAATGGAATTGCCTTTGGACAGAGTTCACAAGCTCGTTATATCAAGACAAAGCAATCCTTTGATATTTGCTATTCCATAGAAGAAAACACTCATAAACGCGGAGAAATTCAACTTATCATTGAAGATATAAAGCCTACAAAATAA
- a CDS encoding aminotransferase class I/II-fold pyridoxal phosphate-dependent enzyme — translation MKKENQVFNIAPASRLNSVSEYYFSRKLKEVAQMNAEGKQVISLGIGSPDLPPSNDTLQTMCEQTMRSDVHGYQPYTGIPELRKGFSDWYKRWYNVDLNPNTEIQPLIGSKEGILHVTLAFVNPGEQVLVPNPGYPTYTSLSKLLGAEVVAYNLKEENGWMPDFEELEKMDLSNVKLMWTNYPNMPTGANASMDLYEKLVAFARKHNIVVVNDNPYSFILNDKPLSLLSVEGAKECCIEFNSMSKSHNMPGWRVGVIATNAQFIQWILKVKSNIDSGMFRPLQLAAAKALSCEASWYTEMNSVYRKRRKLAGKIMHALGCTYDESQVGMFLWGKVPDSCENVEAFTDKVLYEANVFVTPGFIFGSNGARYIRLSLCCNEEMLANALERIKNMNK, via the coding sequence ATGAAGAAGGAAAATCAAGTATTTAACATCGCACCTGCTTCAAGACTGAACAGCGTAAGCGAATACTACTTCTCCAGAAAGCTGAAGGAAGTAGCGCAGATGAATGCAGAAGGGAAACAGGTCATTAGTCTGGGAATCGGAAGTCCCGACCTACCTCCTTCAAATGACACCCTGCAGACCATGTGTGAACAAACAATGCGCAGTGATGTACATGGTTACCAACCTTACACCGGCATACCAGAGCTTCGTAAAGGATTCTCCGATTGGTATAAAAGATGGTATAATGTTGATTTAAACCCTAACACAGAAATACAGCCCCTGATTGGTTCCAAAGAAGGAATTCTTCATGTAACGCTTGCTTTTGTGAATCCAGGAGAACAAGTTTTGGTTCCAAACCCAGGTTATCCTACCTACACTTCACTCAGTAAATTATTAGGTGCCGAAGTTGTTGCATACAATCTGAAAGAAGAAAACGGATGGATGCCCGATTTTGAAGAACTGGAAAAGATGGATTTGAGCAATGTTAAACTGATGTGGACTAACTATCCCAATATGCCGACAGGAGCAAATGCTTCTATGGACTTATACGAGAAATTAGTAGCCTTTGCCCGCAAACACAATATTGTTGTTGTAAACGACAATCCATACAGTTTTATTCTGAATGATAAACCTTTGAGCCTTTTAAGTGTTGAAGGAGCTAAGGAGTGCTGCATCGAATTCAATTCAATGAGTAAAAGTCACAATATGCCGGGATGGCGTGTAGGAGTAATTGCAACCAATGCACAGTTCATCCAATGGATATTGAAAGTAAAGAGCAATATCGATTCCGGCATGTTCCGCCCATTGCAACTCGCTGCAGCAAAAGCTTTAAGTTGCGAAGCATCCTGGTACACCGAAATGAACAGCGTTTACCGTAAGCGCCGTAAATTAGCAGGCAAAATAATGCACGCTTTAGGTTGCACTTACGATGAAAGCCAGGTTGGGATGTTCCTCTGGGGAAAAGTTCCTGATTCTTGTGAAAATGTGGAAGCATTTACCGACAAGGTACTTTACGAAGCAAACGTTTTTGTAACCCCCGGATTTATATTCGGAAGTAACGGAGCAAGATACATTCGCCTTTCCCTGTGCTGCAATGAAGAAATGCTGGCAAATGCACTGGAAAGAATTAAAAACATGAATAAATAA
- a CDS encoding DUF3857 domain-containing protein produces MWNNKIKYLFFTLLTFSTANAQEQLTFPEIADSLKENAYSVVRFYEKEFKYQSDVSGEEKTSTIITILNSKGEDDAGFGCYTDPFHELKDFSGAIYDASGRLIRKIKQSELKSTEFSMNLASDDKNYFFSPTLVSYPVTIKYEWVIKNKKGLLGLPVFWPQDSYNQSVEEATYRLYAPANAEFLYKAINMSAQSEKKNGKEGAYQEWKLKNIKAIEDEPYSRSLSTLVPILYITPKEFTYDKTHGNLSSWKSFGDWEYSLLKDRDILPDAFKQTLAEITKDCKTDYDKVKAVYDYLAKATRYVSIQLGIGGYQPMTAEEVAKTGFGDCKALSNYTKAMLKELGIPSTYTVISTVYPKLFKDFPNFSQLNHVILQVPLKEKTLWLECTNPDYPLGYVHSNIAGHEAVLIKETGGEVLKLPAYKDSLNTESHTATISLTEEGSATAKVIRTSNLIQYEQISEITKLPPVKQIDYLREDIQLPQARVNNVTYKEDKSAKPSIVVNYNLNCEKYGNKTGNRLFVPINIFRRGPSKLANKKRIHPIYINYGYLDSDTITLEIPKNYIVESLPKLPIIDKKFGKFNASIDVNGDKIVIVNKLFFRSGEYDTKAYPEFAAFCKEVSNAYASKIILKKKAE; encoded by the coding sequence ATGTGGAATAATAAAATTAAATATCTATTTTTCACCCTTCTGACTTTCAGCACTGCAAATGCTCAGGAACAACTTACATTTCCTGAAATAGCAGATTCACTGAAAGAAAACGCATACTCAGTAGTAAGGTTTTACGAGAAAGAATTCAAGTATCAATCTGATGTAAGTGGCGAAGAAAAAACAAGTACAATCATTACTATACTCAACTCTAAAGGAGAAGATGATGCAGGTTTTGGATGCTACACAGACCCCTTCCACGAATTAAAAGACTTTAGCGGAGCTATTTACGATGCTAGTGGTCGTTTGATTCGTAAGATTAAACAGTCCGAATTAAAGTCTACCGAGTTTTCAATGAATCTGGCATCAGATGATAAAAATTACTTCTTCAGCCCAACTTTAGTCAGTTACCCTGTAACAATAAAATATGAATGGGTCATTAAAAATAAGAAAGGATTACTAGGATTACCTGTATTCTGGCCTCAGGACAGTTATAACCAATCGGTAGAAGAAGCAACTTATCGTCTTTATGCACCTGCAAACGCTGAATTTCTATATAAGGCAATCAATATGAGTGCACAATCCGAAAAGAAAAACGGAAAAGAAGGAGCCTATCAGGAATGGAAGCTAAAAAACATTAAAGCTATTGAAGATGAGCCTTACTCAAGATCTTTATCAACACTGGTGCCTATTCTTTATATCACTCCGAAGGAGTTCACATACGACAAGACTCATGGCAATTTAAGCAGTTGGAAATCTTTTGGAGACTGGGAATACAGCTTACTGAAAGATAGAGATATTCTGCCTGATGCCTTTAAACAAACTCTTGCAGAAATCACTAAAGATTGTAAAACCGATTATGATAAAGTAAAAGCCGTTTATGATTATTTGGCAAAAGCAACCAGATATGTTAGCATCCAATTAGGCATCGGAGGATACCAGCCCATGACAGCCGAAGAAGTTGCAAAGACAGGTTTTGGAGATTGTAAAGCATTGTCCAACTATACAAAAGCAATGTTAAAGGAATTGGGTATTCCGTCTACATATACGGTTATAAGCACTGTCTATCCCAAATTATTTAAAGATTTCCCCAATTTTAGCCAGTTAAATCATGTAATCCTTCAGGTTCCATTAAAAGAAAAAACACTTTGGCTGGAATGCACCAACCCGGATTATCCTCTTGGATATGTTCATAGTAACATTGCCGGTCACGAAGCTGTTTTAATAAAAGAAACCGGAGGAGAAGTTCTCAAGTTGCCTGCTTACAAAGATTCATTAAATACAGAAAGTCATACAGCCACCATTAGTCTCACAGAAGAAGGATCTGCAACGGCCAAAGTTATACGAACAAGTAATCTTATTCAGTACGAACAAATATCCGAAATAACAAAGCTACCTCCCGTTAAACAGATAGACTATTTGCGAGAAGATATTCAACTACCACAAGCAAGAGTGAATAATGTTACTTACAAGGAAGATAAATCGGCAAAACCATCCATCGTTGTAAATTACAATTTGAATTGTGAAAAGTACGGAAACAAAACAGGAAACAGACTTTTTGTACCTATCAATATTTTCCGACGCGGACCGTCCAAACTGGCTAATAAAAAAAGGATTCATCCTATTTATATCAACTACGGATATTTGGATAGTGACACTATAACTCTTGAAATTCCAAAAAACTATATAGTAGAATCTTTACCCAAACTTCCGATTATAGATAAGAAGTTTGGAAAATTCAATGCAAGTATTGATGTAAACGGAGACAAAATAGTTATAGTTAATAAGCTATTTTTCCGTTCGGGTGAATATGACACTAAAGCATATCCTGAATTTGCAGCATTCTGTAAAGAGGTATCCAATGCATACGCCAGTAAGATTATTTTAAAGAAAAAAGCAGAATAA
- a CDS encoding tetratricopeptide repeat protein, whose product MANFFKTFFTGNSGESEDDKAKAEKKKFELFKYDGMRAERIGQIDYAIKCYNEALAIQDDFETLDYLSKAYIHQNNLEEAIKTLHKMIDVDPGVASTYLTLANLCYIQEDYQNTIDYCIKAIELEENNLAAYLLLARGNRGQKDNINAIINLSNAISIKNDFAQAYLLRAEVLKDMNEYSSALEDVEKVLELLPEEEAAYLLRGKLKEQNELFDEASADYSNVIELNPFNEQAYLYLGQLLITEKKYAEAIEHFDEAIELKENFSQAYHERGRAKFLNNDKEGSLEDMKKAMELDPKAEENVNGEFNNFADMYSGAKIF is encoded by the coding sequence ATGGCAAACTTTTTTAAAACCTTCTTCACTGGAAACTCAGGAGAGTCAGAAGACGATAAAGCTAAAGCAGAGAAAAAGAAATTCGAGTTATTCAAATATGACGGAATGCGTGCCGAACGTATCGGGCAGATTGACTATGCCATCAAATGTTATAACGAAGCTTTGGCAATTCAAGACGATTTCGAGACTCTTGATTACCTGTCCAAAGCATATATACATCAGAATAATCTGGAAGAAGCAATAAAAACCTTGCATAAAATGATTGATGTTGATCCAGGCGTAGCCTCAACTTATCTGACTTTGGCAAATCTTTGCTACATACAGGAAGACTATCAAAATACAATTGATTATTGTATCAAAGCTATTGAACTAGAAGAGAACAACCTTGCTGCCTATTTGTTGCTGGCAAGAGGTAACCGTGGACAAAAAGATAACATCAATGCTATTATAAATCTGAGTAATGCAATCTCTATCAAAAATGATTTTGCTCAGGCCTACCTTCTTCGTGCTGAGGTTTTAAAAGACATGAACGAATATTCCAGCGCATTGGAAGATGTAGAAAAAGTATTGGAACTATTGCCGGAAGAAGAGGCAGCTTATCTGCTTCGGGGAAAACTTAAGGAGCAGAATGAGTTATTTGATGAAGCAAGCGCCGATTATAGTAATGTTATAGAGCTTAATCCATTTAACGAACAGGCCTATTTATACTTGGGACAGTTACTTATCACCGAAAAAAAATATGCCGAAGCTATCGAACATTTTGACGAAGCAATAGAGTTGAAAGAAAACTTCAGTCAGGCTTACCACGAACGCGGTCGTGCCAAATTCCTTAACAATGACAAAGAAGGTTCACTTGAAGATATGAAGAAAGCAATGGAACTTGACCCCAAAGCAGAAGAAAATGTAAACGGTGAATTCAACAACTTTGCTGATATGTATTCAGGGGCAAAAATATTCTAA
- a CDS encoding RecQ family ATP-dependent DNA helicase encodes MAANYRDILKQYWGYSDFRDLQEEIINSIGEGNDTLGLMPTGGGKSITFQVPALAKEGICIVITPLIALMKDQVDNLKKRGIKAMAVYSGMTRKEILVALENCIFGDYKFLYISPERLDTEIFQLKLRSMKVSMITVDESHCISQWGYDFRPAYLKIADIRSLLPGVPVLALTATATPEVVKDIQERLHFPRENVFRMSFERKNLAYIVRKTDNKQDELLHILSKVPGTAIVYARSRKRTKDTADFLRKAGISSNFYHAGLNNETKDLRQKQWQTGEFRVMVATNAFGMGIDKADVRLVVHVDLPDSPEAYFQEAGRAGRDGKKAYAVILYSKSDKATLNKRVSDTFPEKEYIKQIYEHLNYYYQMAMGDGLGRIYDFSLEQFCRNFKHFPVPADGALKILTQAGYIEYTDEQDNASRLIFTVGRNELYKFREMGPEVEALLQAILRSYTGIFTDYAYISEESLAIRLNITRERIYEILVYLSKRRIIDYIPHKKTPYIIYTRERVELHHLHIPKEVYEERKERYVKRINAMLEYVTADNACRSRMLLRYFGEKNEHNCKQCDVCLQKNKSGLKQADFDELASQIFTVLKEKSMTPAEIVRKLNLEPDRISVVIQYLLDEGKLNIKDGFINNSAN; translated from the coding sequence ATGGCGGCGAATTACCGTGACATACTGAAACAATACTGGGGATACTCTGACTTCCGAGATTTACAGGAAGAGATTATCAACAGTATCGGTGAAGGAAATGATACACTTGGACTAATGCCTACCGGTGGGGGTAAGTCAATTACTTTTCAGGTACCAGCTCTTGCAAAAGAAGGTATTTGTATTGTAATTACTCCTCTTATTGCCTTGATGAAAGATCAGGTAGATAACCTGAAGAAACGGGGAATAAAAGCTATGGCTGTTTATTCCGGAATGACACGGAAAGAGATACTTGTTGCGTTAGAAAACTGTATTTTCGGTGATTACAAGTTTCTATATATTTCTCCCGAAAGACTTGACACAGAAATCTTTCAGCTGAAATTGCGGAGTATGAAAGTGAGTATGATTACGGTCGATGAATCTCACTGCATCTCCCAATGGGGATATGACTTTCGTCCAGCCTACTTAAAAATTGCCGACATCAGAAGTCTGCTTCCAGGTGTTCCCGTTCTGGCACTTACAGCTACAGCTACTCCGGAAGTAGTAAAAGACATTCAGGAAAGGCTTCACTTCCCTAGGGAAAACGTCTTTCGCATGAGTTTCGAACGGAAAAATCTGGCTTATATCGTTCGCAAAACTGATAACAAGCAAGACGAACTGTTACATATTCTCAGCAAAGTGCCTGGCACAGCAATTGTATATGCCCGTAGTCGTAAAAGAACCAAGGATACTGCTGATTTTTTACGAAAAGCAGGCATATCATCCAATTTTTATCATGCCGGATTAAACAATGAAACAAAAGATCTCCGGCAGAAGCAATGGCAAACAGGAGAATTCAGGGTAATGGTTGCCACCAATGCATTCGGTATGGGTATTGACAAGGCAGATGTAAGATTGGTTGTCCATGTTGATTTACCGGACTCACCAGAAGCGTACTTTCAGGAAGCCGGTCGTGCCGGTCGAGACGGGAAGAAAGCTTATGCAGTAATTCTCTATTCTAAATCGGATAAAGCAACACTCAACAAACGTGTGTCTGATACTTTCCCAGAGAAAGAGTACATCAAGCAAATCTATGAACACCTGAACTACTATTATCAAATGGCCATGGGCGACGGACTAGGCAGAATATACGACTTCAGTCTGGAACAGTTCTGCCGAAATTTCAAGCATTTCCCCGTTCCGGCAGATGGTGCACTAAAAATCCTGACTCAGGCCGGATATATAGAATATACTGATGAACAAGACAATGCTTCAAGACTGATATTTACTGTAGGAAGGAATGAACTCTATAAGTTCCGTGAGATGGGACCGGAAGTAGAAGCACTTCTTCAGGCTATACTTCGCTCCTACACCGGAATTTTCACTGATTATGCTTATATTAGTGAAGAATCACTAGCCATTCGTCTCAATATAACCCGGGAAAGAATTTATGAGATACTTGTCTATTTATCTAAACGCCGAATTATAGACTATATACCTCATAAGAAAACACCTTATATTATATATACTCGTGAGCGAGTTGAGCTTCACCATCTTCATATTCCAAAAGAAGTTTATGAAGAAAGAAAAGAGAGATATGTAAAACGTATTAATGCAATGCTGGAATACGTCACCGCAGACAATGCCTGCCGCAGCCGAATGCTACTTCGCTATTTCGGAGAAAAGAATGAGCACAACTGTAAGCAGTGCGATGTTTGTCTGCAGAAGAATAAAAGCGGATTAAAACAAGCTGATTTTGACGAACTGGCTTCCCAGATATTTACCGTATTAAAAGAAAAGAGCATGACACCAGCCGAAATAGTCCGAAAACTTAATCTTGAACCAGACAGAATAAGCGTTGTTATCCAATACTTGCTGGATGAAGGAAAATTAAATATTAAAGACGGATTTATAAACAATTCAGCAAATTGA
- a CDS encoding prephenate dehydratase, protein MKKIAIQGTKGSFHDIAAHKLFPDEAIQLICCAHFQDVFDAVKADSQVIGLVAIENTIAGSLLQNHELLRKSQLQIIGEYKLRISHCLVCLPDEDWKDIVEVNSHPIALMQCQEFLDSHPSFKVVEAEDTAKSAEMIKKKNLRGHAAICSKAAAEIYGMKILQEGIETNKHNFTRFLVIADPWMADDFRKEKNINKANIVFSLAHTEGSLSQVLSILSFYNINLTKIQSLPIIGREWEYLFYVDIAFKDYLRYKQAIDAITPLIKELRILGEYEEGKSSI, encoded by the coding sequence ATGAAAAAGATAGCCATACAAGGAACAAAGGGTTCATTTCATGATATAGCAGCTCATAAATTATTCCCTGATGAAGCAATTCAGTTGATTTGCTGTGCACATTTTCAGGATGTTTTTGATGCAGTAAAAGCCGACAGTCAGGTTATTGGTTTGGTTGCTATTGAAAACACCATTGCCGGTAGCCTTCTGCAAAATCACGAATTGCTGCGTAAAAGTCAACTGCAGATCATCGGAGAATACAAATTACGCATTTCCCACTGCTTAGTTTGCCTGCCCGATGAAGACTGGAAAGATATTGTGGAAGTTAACTCCCACCCCATCGCATTAATGCAGTGTCAGGAGTTTCTCGATAGCCATCCCAGTTTCAAGGTTGTAGAAGCAGAAGATACGGCAAAGAGTGCGGAAATGATAAAGAAAAAAAATCTAAGAGGCCATGCCGCCATCTGTTCCAAAGCCGCAGCCGAGATCTACGGAATGAAAATCCTTCAGGAAGGCATAGAGACCAACAAGCATAACTTCACCCGCTTCCTTGTTATAGCAGATCCATGGATGGCAGATGACTTCCGAAAAGAAAAAAACATCAATAAAGCAAATATCGTTTTCTCATTAGCCCACACTGAAGGGAGTCTTTCCCAGGTTCTTTCAATTCTATCTTTCTACAACATCAATCTCACAAAAATACAATCATTGCCAATCATTGGCCGGGAATGGGAATATCTTTTTTATGTAGACATAGCTTTTAAAGATTATCTAAGATACAAGCAGGCTATAGACGCAATAACACCATTAATCAAAGAACTAAGAATACTAGGAGAATATGAAGAAGGAAAATCAAGTATTTAA